A part of Actinobaculum sp. 313 genomic DNA contains:
- the map gene encoding type I methionyl aminopeptidase: MEHIEYKTDAEIRSIRTAALVVAEIHAALREAVQPGMTTGELDSLTLRVLQRAGARSNFYGYYDYPGQACISVNEEIVHGIPGDRVLAPGDIVSFDCGAVLDGWHGDSAFTVVLSGGDPAIRARRQRLADITEEAMWRGIAAMAAGKHVGDIGRAIDDYISGLPDGPNIVEDYVGHGIGTAMHQAPDVPNYRTRTRGPRLRPGMVLCIEPMLTAGSQENMVLDDDWTVVTVDGSDAAHVEHEVALHSGGIWVLSAPDGGAAGLAPFGIRPVPLD; encoded by the coding sequence GATCCGGTCGATCCGTACAGCGGCATTGGTGGTCGCGGAGATTCACGCCGCACTGCGGGAGGCAGTTCAGCCGGGAATGACCACGGGCGAGTTGGATAGCCTGACCCTGCGAGTGCTGCAGAGGGCCGGTGCGCGTTCTAACTTCTACGGATACTACGACTATCCCGGGCAGGCATGTATCTCGGTCAACGAGGAAATTGTGCATGGCATTCCGGGTGATCGAGTGCTGGCTCCCGGTGATATCGTCTCCTTCGACTGCGGTGCGGTGCTCGATGGATGGCACGGCGACTCTGCCTTCACCGTGGTTCTTTCCGGGGGCGATCCGGCTATTCGCGCCAGGCGGCAGCGCCTCGCCGACATTACGGAAGAGGCGATGTGGCGGGGAATAGCGGCTATGGCGGCCGGCAAACACGTTGGTGACATCGGCCGCGCTATTGACGATTACATCTCTGGGCTGCCCGACGGGCCGAATATAGTCGAAGACTATGTTGGCCACGGCATTGGAACGGCGATGCATCAGGCGCCGGACGTGCCGAACTATCGGACACGCACGCGTGGACCGCGGTTGCGCCCGGGGATGGTGCTGTGCATCGAGCCCATGCTGACTGCGGGTAGCCAGGAGAATATGGTGCTCGATGACGACTGGACCGTGGTGACGGTGGATGGCTCTGACGCCGCACATGTGGAGCACGAGGTCGCGCTGCACTCCGGTGGAATCTGGGTGCTCTCGGCGCCGGACGGGGGAGCGGCGGGTCTGGCGCCTTTTGGAATCCGCCCCGTTCCTTTGGACTGA
- the infA gene encoding translation initiation factor IF-1: protein MAKKDGVIEVEGTVVETLPNAMFRVELENGHVVLAHISGKMRQHYIKILPEDRVVVELTPYDLNRGRIVYRYK from the coding sequence ATGGCGAAGAAGGATGGCGTCATCGAGGTTGAGGGAACGGTGGTTGAAACCCTCCCCAACGCGATGTTCCGTGTCGAGCTAGAGAACGGGCATGTTGTGCTGGCCCATATTTCTGGCAAGATGCGGCAGCATTACATCAAGATTCTGCCCGAGGATCGGGTGGTTGTGGAGCTTACTCCATACGACCTGAATCGTGGGCGAATCGTCTACCGCTATAAGTGA
- the rpmJ gene encoding 50S ribosomal protein L36 has product MKVKPSVKRICDKCKVIRRHGRVMVICENPRHKQRQG; this is encoded by the coding sequence ATGAAGGTCAAGCCCAGCGTTAAGAGGATCTGTGACAAGTGCAAGGTAATTCGCCGGCACGGTCGTGTCATGGTGATCTGCGAGAACCCGCGGCACAAGCAGCGTCAGGGTTAA
- the rpsM gene encoding 30S ribosomal protein S13 has product MARLSGVDLPREKRVEIALTYIYGIGRTRAAEALAATGVNPDTRVKDLTEDDLVKLKNHIDENYKVEGDLRREVQADIRRKIEIGCYQGLRHRRGLPVRGQRTKTNARTRKGPKRTVAGKKKAK; this is encoded by the coding sequence TTGGCACGTCTCTCAGGTGTTGATCTCCCTCGCGAAAAGAGGGTCGAGATCGCGCTCACCTATATCTACGGCATTGGCCGGACACGGGCGGCTGAGGCCTTGGCTGCGACCGGTGTGAATCCGGATACTCGCGTCAAGGACCTTACCGAGGACGATCTGGTCAAACTCAAGAACCATATCGACGAAAACTACAAGGTTGAGGGTGATCTGCGCCGTGAGGTCCAGGCGGACATTCGCCGCAAGATCGAGATCGGCTGCTACCAGGGTCTACGCCATCGGCGTGGCCTGCCGGTTCGCGGCCAGCGCACCAAGACCAACGCGCGTACCCGCAAGGGGCCGAAGCGTACCGTTGCCGGAAAGAAGAAGGCTAAGTAA
- the rpsK gene encoding 30S ribosomal protein S11 yields MPRQSASGTRRPRRKDRRNIAVGQAHIKSTFNNTIVSITDPTGAVIASCSSGQVGFKGSRKSTPYAAQLAAENAARQAMDQGMKKVDVFVKGPGSGRETAIRSLTASGLEVTSISDVTPQAHNGCRPPKRRRV; encoded by the coding sequence ATGCCACGTCAGTCTGCCTCCGGCACCCGTCGGCCCCGCCGTAAGGACCGCCGGAATATTGCAGTGGGCCAGGCCCACATAAAGTCCACCTTCAACAACACCATTGTGTCGATTACTGACCCCACTGGCGCAGTTATTGCATCTTGCTCCTCGGGGCAGGTTGGTTTCAAGGGATCGCGTAAGTCGACGCCGTATGCGGCTCAGCTCGCGGCCGAGAACGCTGCCCGGCAAGCGATGGACCAGGGCATGAAGAAGGTCGATGTCTTTGTGAAGGGTCCGGGATCGGGCCGTGAAACCGCCATTCGGTCGCTGACCGCATCCGGCCTCGAGGTTACGTCGATTTCTGATGTGACACCGCAGGCGCATAACGGGTGCCGTCCTCCTAAGCGTCGCCGCGTGTAG
- a CDS encoding DNA-directed RNA polymerase subunit alpha codes for MLITQRPVLTEEQVSEYRSRFTLEPLEPGFGYTLGNSMRRTLLSSIPGAAVTSIRIDGVLHEFSTIAGVKEDVAEIILNLKELVVSSENDEPVLMYLRKQGPCEVTAADITPPAGVEIHNPDLHIATLNEKGKIEVDLTVERGRGYVSAAQNKGADDEIGRIPIDSIYSPVLKVSYKVEATRVEQRTDFDKLIVDVEVKQSTTPRDALASAGKTLVELFGLLVDLNTEAEGIEVGPAPVVETQSSDLQRPITILNLPARSQNCLQREGIHTIGELVQRSEADLLDIRNFGAKSIEDVKDELAKLDLRLKDSPAGFLAGYGEESYTMQFSDDLQA; via the coding sequence GTGCTGATCACACAGCGTCCTGTCCTCACAGAGGAACAGGTCTCCGAGTATCGCTCGCGGTTTACACTCGAACCCCTCGAGCCGGGGTTCGGATACACCCTGGGTAACTCCATGCGGCGCACACTGTTGTCTTCTATTCCGGGTGCAGCAGTCACTTCCATTCGTATCGACGGCGTGCTCCATGAGTTCTCCACCATCGCCGGAGTAAAAGAAGATGTCGCGGAGATTATCCTCAATTTGAAGGAGCTGGTCGTCTCCTCCGAGAACGACGAGCCGGTGCTGATGTACCTGCGCAAACAGGGACCCTGCGAGGTTACCGCCGCCGACATTACGCCGCCCGCAGGCGTTGAGATCCACAACCCTGATCTTCATATCGCCACGCTCAATGAGAAGGGCAAGATCGAGGTTGACCTGACCGTCGAGCGCGGTCGCGGCTATGTTTCCGCCGCACAGAACAAGGGAGCCGACGACGAGATCGGGCGTATTCCGATCGACTCTATCTATTCCCCGGTTCTGAAGGTGTCGTACAAGGTTGAGGCCACCCGTGTGGAACAGCGTACCGACTTCGACAAGCTTATTGTTGATGTTGAGGTCAAGCAGTCCACGACGCCGCGTGACGCGCTAGCCTCGGCCGGGAAGACGCTGGTGGAACTGTTCGGACTGCTGGTTGATCTGAACACGGAGGCCGAAGGAATTGAAGTCGGCCCGGCGCCGGTTGTGGAGACGCAGTCTTCCGACCTGCAGCGCCCGATCACCATTTTGAATCTGCCGGCCCGCTCGCAGAACTGCCTGCAGCGCGAGGGCATCCATACCATTGGCGAGCTCGTGCAGCGTTCCGAGGCCGACCTCCTGGACATTCGCAACTTCGGCGCGAAGTCCATTGAGGACGTTAAGGATGAACTGGCGAAGCTCGACCTGCGTCTTAAGGATTCCCCGGCAGGCTTCCTCGCGGGTTATGGCGAGGAGAGCTATACCATGCAGTTCAGCGACGACCTGCAGGCCTGA
- the rplQ gene encoding 50S ribosomal protein L17 produces the protein MPKPTKGPRLGGSAAHQRHIIANLCKDLIRNKSVRTTQARAKAVQPYMEKLITKAKRGDTANRRQALKVLGDRELAYILFEELAPLFAERDGGYTRITKIGNRKGDNAPMAVISLVTEKVSPKQAVVQEAEKAAAKAAAAEESAEEVEESESAESAESAESSESAELADDAEATDDAEK, from the coding sequence ATGCCCAAGCCTACGAAAGGCCCGCGTCTCGGTGGCTCTGCCGCCCACCAGCGGCACATCATCGCCAACCTGTGTAAGGACCTCATCCGCAACAAGTCGGTGCGGACCACGCAGGCGCGCGCCAAGGCCGTGCAGCCGTATATGGAGAAGCTCATTACGAAGGCGAAGCGTGGCGATACGGCCAACCGCCGCCAGGCGCTGAAGGTGCTTGGCGATCGCGAACTGGCCTACATCCTCTTCGAGGAGCTGGCTCCGCTATTCGCCGAGCGCGACGGTGGGTACACCCGCATCACCAAGATCGGTAACCGCAAGGGCGACAACGCCCCGATGGCGGTCATTTCTCTGGTGACCGAGAAGGTTTCGCCGAAGCAGGCCGTTGTACAGGAGGCCGAGAAGGCCGCCGCCAAGGCTGCTGCGGCTGAGGAATCTGCGGAGGAAGTGGAGGAGTCCGAATCCGCAGAGTCTGCGGAGTCCGCCGAGAGTTCCGAGTCGGCAGAGTTGGCAGATGATGCCGAGGCTACCGACGACGCCGAGAAGTAA
- the truA gene encoding tRNA pseudouridine(38-40) synthase TruA, which translates to MTSTVSQTVRLRLDLAYDGAGFHGWAAQPGLRTVEGTLAEALTTVLRHEVQLTVAGRTDAGVHARGQVAHVDVPAAAFAGLSGRSKREPTEALRARLTGVLLRASVGGPRGSSDLLVRAVSLAPAGFDARFSALARTYSYQVADSVGGYDPLRRSTVLWLPERLDVQAMQRAAIPLLGEHDFLSYCKPREGATTVRELQLLEIARRGELVQFTVRADAFCHSMVRTLVGTLLRVGNGKRPEEWPAERLAARRRDGEVVVAPAHPLTLERVNYPDDAQLASRAQVTRAVRNCGC; encoded by the coding sequence ATGACTTCGACGGTATCGCAAACTGTGCGGCTGCGTCTCGATCTGGCGTACGACGGTGCGGGTTTTCACGGTTGGGCGGCACAGCCCGGATTACGAACCGTGGAAGGAACGCTGGCGGAGGCCTTGACCACCGTCTTGCGTCATGAGGTGCAGCTCACCGTTGCCGGGCGTACTGATGCCGGTGTCCATGCACGTGGTCAGGTAGCGCACGTCGATGTTCCAGCGGCCGCCTTCGCGGGCCTTTCCGGCCGTAGCAAGCGGGAGCCGACGGAGGCCTTGCGGGCGCGGCTGACAGGCGTGTTGCTGCGCGCAAGTGTTGGCGGTCCGCGGGGATCGTCAGACCTTCTTGTTCGCGCGGTATCGCTTGCACCCGCGGGATTCGATGCGCGCTTCTCCGCGCTTGCTCGCACCTACAGTTATCAGGTAGCCGATTCCGTTGGCGGTTACGACCCACTGCGCCGCAGCACCGTTCTCTGGTTGCCGGAAAGACTGGATGTGCAGGCAATGCAGCGGGCAGCGATCCCGTTGCTCGGGGAACATGACTTTCTTTCCTACTGCAAGCCGCGCGAGGGGGCGACGACGGTGCGCGAGTTGCAGCTGCTCGAGATTGCACGGCGTGGCGAACTAGTGCAATTCACCGTCCGTGCCGACGCATTCTGCCATTCCATGGTTCGCACATTGGTGGGGACTCTGTTGCGGGTCGGAAATGGAAAGAGACCCGAAGAATGGCCTGCGGAGCGGTTGGCGGCGCGCAGACGCGACGGCGAGGTTGTGGTGGCACCTGCCCATCCCCTCACCTTGGAGCGCGTCAATTATCCTGATGATGCGCAATTGGCGTCGCGGGCCCAGGTTACGCGGGCGGTCCGGAATTGTGGTTGTTAG
- a CDS encoding LssY C-terminal domain-containing protein: MDSGKVIERYPVPPEKPRYTSEVQKVSGRRGPRLYEAVAGVFVVFGLILAFWLAGLLLMRALPGEPLWIVYLLLFWALLTYLALPRLHQLFTLIYVPDYFIGRTRTGDGLLGDPVNLALEGSEEDIHAAMQAAGWTLADEITLRSSWGMIVSALGRRSYPAAPVSNLYLFGRRHAFAYQQEVDGNASQRHHVRFWRTPDGWRLPGGERVQWLAAGTYDRSVGLSAFTGQVTHKIDANIDIERDYIINTVRYADPQSSVRVIDQFSTSYHSRNGGGDEVHTDGDLPVLDVAGAAPRLRLSTADGGEQSERAHRLPPLPLLGAGLLSIMSVVAACGDVLQGPDALTGTRLVVQSLILLTWIQAVRHRRWAWVAFMAIETLAAFGTLCFPDEASGIFQAALAVLVVLAVTANPVRAWVNEGRTDPRVRLPQS, encoded by the coding sequence GTGGACTCAGGAAAGGTAATTGAACGCTACCCCGTTCCGCCGGAAAAGCCGCGGTATACGAGCGAGGTGCAGAAAGTATCCGGTCGACGCGGGCCGCGCCTCTACGAGGCGGTTGCCGGAGTGTTCGTCGTTTTCGGATTGATCTTAGCGTTTTGGTTGGCGGGACTGCTGTTGATGCGCGCTTTACCCGGGGAACCGCTATGGATTGTGTACTTGCTGCTATTCTGGGCGCTGTTAACATACCTTGCCCTTCCACGCTTGCACCAGTTGTTCACACTGATTTATGTGCCGGATTACTTCATCGGACGGACCCGTACAGGTGACGGGTTGCTGGGTGACCCGGTGAACCTCGCATTGGAGGGCAGCGAGGAAGATATTCACGCTGCGATGCAGGCGGCGGGATGGACGCTTGCCGATGAGATAACTCTGCGTTCTTCGTGGGGGATGATCGTTTCGGCTCTCGGGCGTCGTTCTTATCCGGCGGCCCCGGTCTCCAATTTGTATCTTTTTGGGCGGCGCCATGCTTTTGCCTACCAACAGGAAGTCGATGGGAACGCTTCGCAACGTCATCATGTGCGATTCTGGCGCACGCCAGACGGCTGGCGTTTGCCCGGCGGTGAAAGAGTGCAGTGGCTCGCTGCGGGAACCTATGACCGCTCGGTCGGGCTATCCGCTTTTACCGGGCAGGTCACACACAAGATCGATGCGAACATTGACATCGAACGTGACTACATCATCAATACGGTTCGCTACGCGGATCCTCAGTCAAGCGTGCGGGTGATTGACCAATTCTCCACCTCGTACCACTCCCGCAACGGCGGCGGAGACGAGGTACATACAGACGGTGATCTTCCTGTTCTTGATGTCGCGGGTGCCGCGCCGCGGTTGCGACTCTCCACCGCAGACGGCGGGGAGCAGAGCGAGCGCGCGCACCGCCTGCCGCCTCTGCCCCTGCTCGGGGCGGGATTGCTGAGCATTATGTCTGTTGTCGCAGCCTGTGGCGATGTGTTGCAAGGTCCGGATGCTTTGACCGGAACACGCCTTGTTGTGCAGTCGTTGATACTGCTGACGTGGATCCAGGCGGTCCGGCACAGGCGTTGGGCCTGGGTCGCCTTCATGGCAATCGAAACTCTTGCTGCCTTTGGAACGCTGTGTTTCCCCGACGAAGCCAGTGGTATTTTCCAAGCGGCGCTCGCGGTGCTCGTCGTTCTGGCCGTCACGGCGAATCCGGTGCGCGCCTGGGTTAATGAAGGTCGCACCGACCCGCGCGTCCGGCTTCCGCAGTCGTGA
- a CDS encoding sn-glycerol-1-phosphate dehydrogenase, with translation MTAEEDITAQGLAQAESTKAIEVGRGVITKSGEIIAQMLRSVGNRPVMLVADENTWQAAGATIQGYLEAEDGVTAIDPMIFPGRPTLYASYDHCVEIKERLTAGGALGIAIGSGTLNDLTKLASGELDQPYAVVATAASMDGYTGFGAPMTRDGLKITMPCPAPHTVIFDLDVAAGAPRPMAASGYGDLSAKIPAGADWMYADAVGVDPIHPLAWKLVQGGVREALSRPTELAAGVPEAYEGLCSGLVMSGLAMQVARGTRPASGAEHYFSHLWELNHLGAELDPPLSHGFKVVIGTLAMTAFHERFLLRDISALDIDAVVAAWPSWGAIEADIRNTMSGPLIDKGINETREKYVDADGLRTRVEKLRAAWPTLRERLSGQLMPVKELQRMLAEAGAPSRPEDIGLTADDVRETFPRAMYYRSRYTVLDVAREIGLFEEIKEEVFAPGLLWN, from the coding sequence ATGACTGCAGAAGAGGACATCACCGCACAAGGGCTCGCCCAGGCCGAAAGCACCAAGGCTATTGAGGTCGGACGCGGCGTCATCACAAAGTCTGGAGAGATCATCGCCCAGATGCTGCGCAGCGTCGGGAATCGCCCGGTCATGTTGGTCGCCGACGAGAATACCTGGCAGGCTGCGGGAGCGACCATCCAGGGTTATCTGGAGGCGGAGGATGGCGTTACCGCCATCGACCCAATGATTTTCCCCGGCAGGCCAACCCTCTATGCCTCCTACGATCACTGTGTGGAGATTAAAGAACGTTTGACAGCGGGCGGAGCTCTTGGAATCGCCATCGGCTCCGGCACACTCAACGATCTCACAAAGCTGGCCTCCGGGGAACTTGACCAACCTTACGCCGTCGTCGCAACAGCTGCCTCCATGGACGGCTACACCGGCTTCGGCGCCCCTATGACGCGCGACGGTTTGAAGATCACCATGCCCTGCCCGGCTCCTCATACAGTGATCTTTGATCTGGACGTCGCCGCTGGCGCCCCGCGTCCCATGGCAGCGTCAGGTTATGGCGATCTCTCGGCGAAGATTCCCGCCGGGGCGGACTGGATGTACGCCGACGCCGTCGGTGTCGATCCCATTCACCCGCTGGCATGGAAACTGGTCCAAGGAGGCGTGCGCGAAGCCCTGTCACGGCCGACCGAACTCGCCGCTGGCGTACCCGAGGCCTACGAGGGTCTATGTTCCGGTCTAGTCATGTCCGGCTTAGCCATGCAGGTGGCGCGTGGCACTCGGCCCGCCTCGGGTGCCGAGCACTATTTCAGTCACCTGTGGGAGCTGAACCATTTGGGCGCCGAGCTCGACCCGCCCCTGAGCCACGGCTTCAAGGTGGTGATCGGGACGCTCGCTATGACGGCTTTCCACGAGCGTTTCCTGCTGCGGGATATTTCCGCACTCGATATCGACGCCGTGGTGGCCGCCTGGCCGTCCTGGGGCGCCATTGAGGCCGATATTCGCAACACAATGTCCGGGCCGTTGATCGACAAGGGGATCAACGAGACCCGTGAGAAGTACGTTGATGCGGATGGGCTACGCACGCGGGTCGAGAAACTGCGCGCCGCTTGGCCCACACTGCGGGAGCGACTCTCCGGGCAACTCATGCCCGTTAAGGAGCTGCAGCGGATGCTGGCCGAGGCCGGTGCGCCGTCGCGTCCGGAAGACATCGGCTTGACCGCCGACGATGTGCGCGAGACCTTCCCCCGCGCCATGTACTACCGGTCACGTTACACGGTTCTCGACGTCGCGCGGGAGATCGGACTCTTTGAAGAGATCAAAGAGGAGGTCTTCGCACCGGGCCTGCTTTGGAACTAA